The Fibrobacter sp. genome has a window encoding:
- a CDS encoding site-specific DNA-methyltransferase — MEKANMHSLDMVNENIKKIGSLFPECITETVGEDGKTKVAIDFERLQENLSHATIGEGDERYQFTWPGKREAIHNANAPTNMTLRPCKEESVDFDNTENLYIEGDNLEVLKLLQENYLGKIKMIYIDPPYNTGNDFVYNDDFKEDTETFQSKSGMYDEDGNMLLQNFEKNSESNGRFHTDWLNMMYPRLKIARNLLSDDGVIFISIDDNEVDNLRKVGDEVFGESCFVANLVWQKKFARSNDATYFSTMHDHILCYCKNSVQNCSNGWKIGLLPRNEEIPTGYSNPDNDPRGLWTSVSLSAKSGSESLTYEITTPSGRKVVPPSGRYWSCSKETYNNWLSDKRIWFGNNGDGVPRKKTFLSEVQSGLRPNTLILHTEGGHNQEGKQELKNLFDGSGFFDGPKPVKLLHLLIQIANTSQDSIVLDFFSGSATTAHAVMQLNAEDGGKRKYICVQLPEKTAEDSEAYKAGYKTICEIGKERIRRAGDKIKKENGDKTKDLDIGFRVLKLADSNMKDVYYSPAETVDVNLFNADNVKEGRTPLDLLFQVMPECNLPLSSKIEEFEVKVGNASFNCFNVADGFLMACFDEKLSDEVVIEIAKKKPYYFYMRNFGLESDKVLDNFEQIFTHYSPSTKRKVI; from the coding sequence ATGGAAAAAGCGAACATGCATAGTCTTGATATGGTGAACGAAAACATCAAGAAAATTGGGAGCCTTTTCCCGGAATGCATCACTGAGACTGTCGGCGAAGACGGCAAGACCAAGGTCGCTATTGACTTTGAAAGATTGCAGGAAAACCTTAGCCATGCGACCATTGGCGAAGGCGATGAACGCTATCAGTTCACGTGGCCCGGCAAGCGCGAAGCTATCCATAATGCGAATGCTCCTACGAATATGACGCTGCGCCCTTGCAAGGAAGAGTCGGTCGATTTCGACAATACCGAGAACCTTTACATCGAAGGTGATAACCTTGAAGTGCTCAAATTGCTTCAGGAAAACTACTTGGGCAAAATCAAGATGATATACATAGATCCGCCTTACAACACGGGCAATGATTTTGTGTATAACGACGACTTCAAGGAAGATACGGAAACATTTCAGTCCAAGAGCGGGATGTATGACGAAGACGGAAATATGCTCTTGCAGAACTTCGAGAAGAACAGCGAAAGCAACGGGCGTTTTCATACCGACTGGCTGAACATGATGTATCCCCGTCTGAAAATTGCAAGGAATTTGTTAAGTGATGATGGAGTGATATTTATTAGTATTGACGATAATGAAGTTGATAATTTGCGTAAAGTTGGTGATGAAGTGTTCGGGGAAAGTTGTTTTGTGGCAAATTTAGTTTGGCAAAAAAAATTTGCACGTTCAAATGACGCTACATATTTTTCGACGATGCATGACCATATATTGTGTTATTGTAAAAATAGTGTGCAGAATTGCTCAAATGGATGGAAAATAGGTTTGTTACCCCGAAATGAAGAGATTCCTACAGGTTATTCTAATCCAGATAATGATCCTAGAGGCTTGTGGACGTCGGTTAGTCTGTCCGCTAAATCAGGATCGGAAAGTTTAACATATGAAATTACTACACCGTCGGGAAGGAAGGTTGTTCCACCTAGTGGTAGATATTGGAGTTGCTCAAAAGAAACATATAACAATTGGCTGTCTGATAAACGAATATGGTTTGGAAATAATGGAGATGGAGTTCCGAGGAAAAAAACATTTCTAAGTGAAGTTCAATCGGGTTTAAGACCAAATACATTAATATTACATACAGAAGGTGGGCACAATCAAGAAGGGAAACAAGAATTAAAGAACTTGTTTGACGGGTCCGGTTTTTTTGATGGTCCGAAACCCGTAAAGTTGCTTCATTTGCTGATTCAAATTGCTAATACGTCACAGGATTCAATTGTTCTCGACTTCTTTTCCGGTTCCGCAACAACAGCCCATGCCGTTATGCAGTTGAATGCCGAAGATGGTGGAAAACGCAAATACATCTGCGTGCAACTCCCTGAAAAAACTGCGGAAGATTCCGAAGCCTACAAGGCTGGTTATAAGACCATCTGCGAAATTGGCAAGGAACGCATCCGCCGTGCAGGCGACAAAATCAAGAAGGAGAATGGTGATAAAACCAAAGACCTTGATATCGGCTTCCGTGTCTTGAAACTTGCCGACAGCAACATGAAAGATGTCTATTACAGTCCGGCTGAAACAGTCGATGTAAACCTGTTCAATGCCGACAATGTGAAAGAAGGCCGCACTCCGCTTGATTTGCTTTTCCAGGTCATGCCTGAATGCAATTTACCCCTTTCCAGCAAGATTGAAGAATTTGAAGTCAAGGTCGGTAATGCTTCTTTCAACTGCTTTAATGTGGCAGATGGCTTCTTGATGGCATGCTTCGACGAAAAACTCTCCGATGAAGTCGTCATCGAAATTGCAAAGAAAAAGCCTTATTATTTCTATATGCGTAATTTTGGCCTTGAAAGCGACAAAGTACTTGACAACTTTGAACAAATCTTCACTCACTACAGCCCCTCTACCAAACGCAAGGTCATTTAA
- a CDS encoding DUF4391 domain-containing protein, producing MFGFPENTAMKQVIAKDSLLGRIGSMSAMTTAQKAVFNRDVKQVMITNMVSPKTMPMASGSRAPGFFVANVALKQKAFNPKNVEMLLHRIGQKNILLALCAENVARFALKYDDHVVVSKEWVEANDFSFVFDGLDLDAAWNGIVKQVAGEPWNDSLTVAENLVIQEHVAKLQKEIDVLEKKARTENQPARKLELFNQMKAKLAELAEATHPTRHPEGRSPEGSSPKV from the coding sequence ATGTTTGGATTTCCTGAAAATACGGCCATGAAACAGGTGATAGCGAAAGACTCCCTTTTAGGGCGTATTGGTTCGATGTCTGCGATGACGACTGCGCAGAAGGCGGTGTTCAACAGGGATGTGAAACAGGTGATGATTACGAACATGGTTAGCCCAAAGACGATGCCCATGGCGTCGGGCTCGCGTGCGCCTGGATTTTTTGTGGCAAATGTTGCTTTGAAACAGAAAGCGTTCAACCCCAAGAATGTCGAGATGCTTTTGCATCGTATTGGGCAGAAGAACATTCTTTTGGCGTTGTGTGCTGAAAATGTCGCCCGTTTTGCCTTGAAATACGATGATCATGTTGTCGTGTCGAAAGAATGGGTGGAGGCAAATGATTTCAGTTTTGTTTTTGATGGGCTTGACCTGGATGCGGCTTGGAATGGAATTGTGAAACAGGTGGCGGGCGAACCCTGGAACGATTCCCTGACTGTTGCCGAAAATCTCGTTATTCAAGAACATGTTGCCAAACTGCAAAAAGAAATAGATGTCCTAGAAAAGAAGGCTCGCACTGAAAATCAACCTGCCCGTAAACTAGAACTATTTAACCAGATGAAAGCTAAGCTCGCTGAGCTTGCCGAAGCGACACACCCCACACGTCATCCTGAGGGGCGAAGCCCCGAAGGATCCAGTCCCAAAGTTTAA